In the genome of Vanacampus margaritifer isolate UIUO_Vmar chromosome 1, RoL_Vmar_1.0, whole genome shotgun sequence, one region contains:
- the LOC144052209 gene encoding sodium/potassium-transporting ATPase subunit alpha-1, with product MGLGRGKDEYKLAATSDGDNKKSKKGKDKKNMDDLKKEVDLDDHKLTLDELHRKYGTDLARGLSSARAKEILLRDGPNALTPPPTTPEWVKFCRQLFGGFSMLLWIGAILCFLAYGIQAASEDEPANDNLYLGVVLSAVVIITGCFSYYQEAKSSKIMESFKNLVPQQALVIRDGEKNNINAEDVVAGDLVEVKGGDRIPADLRVISAHGCKVDNSSLTGESEPQTRSPDFSNDNPLETRNIAFFSTNCVEGTARGIVINTGDRTVMGRIATLASSLEGGKTPIAREIEHFIHIITGVAVFLGMSFFILSLILGYGWLEAVIFLIGIIVANVPEGLLATVTVCLTLTAKRMAKKNCLVKNLEAVETLGSTSTICSDKTGTLTQNRMTVAHMWFDNQIHEADTTENQSGTSFDRSSDSWAALARIAGLCNRAVFLAEQSNIPILKRDVAGDASEAALLKCIELCCGSVKGMRDKYQKVAEIPFNSTNKYQLSIHKNATAGETKHLLVMKGAPERILDRCSTIIMQGKEQPLDEEMKDAFQNAYVELGGLGERVLGFCHFNLPDDQFPEGFAFDADDVNFPTEKLCFVGLMSMIDPPRAAVPDAVGKCRSAGIKVIMVTGDHPITAKAIAKGVGIISEGNETVEDIAARLNVPVSEVNPRDAKACVVHGGELKEMTSEQIDDILKHHTEIVFARTSPQQKLIIVEGCQRQGAIVAVTGDGVNDSPALKKADIGVAMGIAGSDVSKQAADMILLDDNFASIVTGVEEGRLIFDNLKKSIAYTLTSNIPEISPFLFFIIANIPLPLGTVTILCIDLGTDMVPAISLAYEAAESDIMKRQPRNPKTDKLVNERLISIAYGQIGMMQATAGFFTYFVILAENGFLPMDLLGIRVLWDDKHVNDLEDSYGQQWTYERRKIVEFTCHTAFFASIVIVQWADLIICKTRRNSILQQGMKNRILIFGLFEETALAAFLSYCPGMDVALRMYPLKPCWWFCAFPYSLLIFLYDEARRYILRRNPGGWVEQETYY from the exons ATGGGGCTGGGA AGAGGGAAAGATGAGTACAAACTGGCGGCAACCTCTGATGGCGACAACAAGAAGAGCAAGAAGGGCAAAGACAAAAAGAACATGGATGACCTGAAGAAAGAGGTGGATCTG GACGATCACAAGCTGACCTTGGATGAGCTTCATAGGAAGTATGGAACTGACCTGGCCAGG GGCCTGTCGTCCGCCAGAGCAAAGGAGATTCTGCTCCGGGATGGTCCCAACGCTCTCACGCCGCCGCCCACGACGCCCGAGTGGGTGAAATTCTGTAGGCAG ctttttggaggtttctcgATGCTTCTCTGGATCGGCGCCATCCTCTGCTTCCTGGCTTACGGCATCCAGGCCGCCTCTGAAGATGAACCTGCCAATGACAAC TTGTACCTGGGCGTGGTGCTCTCCGCCGTCGTCATCATCACCGGTTGCTTCTCCTACTACCAAGAGGCCAAGAGCTCCAAGATCATGGAATCCTTCAAAAATCTGGTCCCGCAG CAAGCCTTGGTGATCCGCGACGGAGAGAAGAACAACATCAACGCTGAGGATGTGGTGGCGGGAGACCTGGTGGAGGTCAAAGGTGGAGACAGGATTCCCGCCGATCTGCGAGTCATCTCTGCTCACGGTTGCAAG GTGGACAACTCGTCTTTGACTGGTGAATCCGAGCCACAGACGCGTTCTCCAGACTTCTCCAATGACAACCCACTGGAGACCAGGAACATTGCTTTCTTCTCCACCAACTGCGTCGAAG GCACAGCTCGAGGAATCGTCATCAACACAGGAGACCGCACGGTCATGGGCCGCATCGCCACCCTGGCGTCCAGTCTGGAAGGCGGCAAAACTCCCATTGCCAGAGAGATCGAGCACTTCATCCACATCATCACGGGTGTAGCCGTCTTCCTGGGCATGTCCTTTTTCATCCTCTCCCTCATTCTTGGCTACGGATGGCTGGAAGCCGTCATCTTCCTCATCGGTATCATCGTCGCCAACGTTCCGGAGGGTCTCCTGGCAACCGTCACT GTATGTCTGACCCTGACTGCCAAGCGAATGGCCAAGAAGAACTGCTTGGTGAAGAATCTGGAAGCCGTCGAGACCCTGGGCTCTACCTCCACCATTTGCTCCGACAAGACTGGAACCTTGACCCAAAACAGGATGACGGTTGCGCACATGTGGTTCGACAACCAGATCCACGAAGCGGACACCACCGAGAACCAGAGCGGGACGTCCTTTGACAGAAGCTCCGACTCCTGGGCCGCTCTGGCCAGAATTGCCGGACTCTGCAACCGTGCTGTCTTCCTGGCAGAGCAGAGCAACATTCCCATTCTGAAG AGGGACGTAGCCGGCGATGCCTCGGAGGCTGCTCTGCTCAAGTGCATTGAGTTGTGCTGCGGATCTGTCAAAGGCATGCGGGACAAATACCAAAAGGTCGCCGAAATCCCCTTCAACTCCACCAACAAGTATCAG CTCTCCATCCATAAGAACGCCACCGCTGGAGAGACCAAACATCTGCTGGTCATGAAGGGCGCGCCAGAGAGAATTTTGGATCGCTGCTCTACCATCATCATGCAAGGCAAAGAACAGCCGCTTGATGAGGAAATGAAAGACGCCTTCCAGAATGCCTACGTTGAGCTGGGAGGACTCGGAGAACGAGTGCTCG GTTTCTGCCATTTCAATTTACCCGACGACCAGTTCCCAGAGGGTTTTGCGTTTGACGCCGATGACGTCAACTTTCCTACTGAGAAGTTGTGCTTCGTCGGCCTCATGTCCATGATCGACCCTCCTCGTGCCGCTGTGCCAGATGCTGTGGGAAAGTGCAGGAGCGCTGGAATCAAG GTGATTATGGTCACAGGCGATCATCCAATCACAGCCAAGGCCATCGCCAAGGGCGTGGGCATCATCTCTGAGGGCAACGAGACGGTCGAAGATATTGCCGCTCGCTTGAATGTTCCGGTGTCAGAGGTCAATCCCAG GGATGCGAAGGCCTGCGTTGTCCACGGTGGCGAGCTGAAGGAGATGACCTCGGAGCAGATCGACGACATCCTGAAGCACCACACTGAGATTGTCTTTGCCAGAACCTCCCCTCAACAGAAACTCATCATTGTGGAGGGCTGCCAGCGACAG GGAGCCattgttgccgtgaccggcgACGGCGTCAACGACTCTCCGGCTCTGAAGAAGGCCGACATCGGCGTCGCCATGGGGATCGCCGGCTCGGACGTCTCCAAGCAGGCGGCCGACATGATCCTGCTGGACGACAACTTTGCTTCTATTGTGACGGGAGTTGAAGAAG GCCGTCTGATCTTTGACAACTTGAAGAAGTCCATCGCGTACACTCTGACCAGCAACATCCCTGAGATTTCGcccttcctcttcttcatcatcgCGAACATCCCGCTGCCTCTGGGAACGGTCACTATCCTCTGTATCGACTTGGGAACGGACATG GTTCCTGCCATCTCATTGGCTTACGAAGCGGCCGAGAGCGACATCATGAAGAGGCAGCCTCGAAATCCCAAAACGGACAAACTGGTGAACGAGAGGCTCATCAGCATCGCCTACGGACAGATTG GTATGATGCAGGCCACGGCGGGCTTCTTCACATACTTTGTGATCCTGGCGGAAAACGGCTTCCTTCCCATGGACTTGCTGGGAATTCGAGTGCTGTGGGACGACAAACATGTAAATGACCTGGAGGACAGCTACGGCCAGCAATGG ACGTACGAGCGCAGGAAGATCGTTGAGTTCACCTGCCACACCGCCTTTTTTGCCAGCATCGTCATCGTGCAGTGGGCCGATTTGATCATCTGCAAGACCAGGAGGAACTCCATCCTGCAGCAGGGCATGAA GAACCGCATCCTTATTTTCGGGCTGTTTGAAGAGACGGCCCTGGCGGCTTTCCTGTCGTACTGCCCCGGCATGGACGTCGCCCTCAGAATGTATCCTCTCAA GCCATGCTGGTGGTTCTGCGCCTTCCCCTATTCACTGCTTATCTTCCTCTATGATGAGGCAAGAAGATACATCCTCAGACGCAACCCAGGCG GTTGGGTGGAGCAGGAGACCTACTACTGA